A stretch of Bos indicus x Bos taurus breed Angus x Brahman F1 hybrid chromosome 17, Bos_hybrid_MaternalHap_v2.0, whole genome shotgun sequence DNA encodes these proteins:
- the ALKBH2 gene encoding DNA oxidative demethylase ALKBH2 isoform X2, protein MDRFLVKGAVGSLKRRMEQEQTGGGPAGLAEEEGNSKKNPRRAAPGNGVDSAGLTWGRIRAEGLNCDYTILFGKAEADEIFQELEKEVEYFTGTKTARTTLASTGMMRENWLPGAQSPLSPLGPAETSSSGIRIPGGSTRPGGWRWSGSSWPMAAYS, encoded by the exons ATGGACAGATTCCTGGTAAAGGGGGCTGTTGGGAGCCTTAAGAGAAGGATGGAACAAGAGCAGACTGGAGGAGGCCCAGCAGGGTTGGCAGAAGAGGAGGGAAACAGCAAGAAAAATCCCAGGAGAGCAGCCCCAGGGAATGGAGTTGACTCAGCAGGCCTCACCTGGGGGCGCATTCGAGCGGAGGGCCTGAACTGCGATTACACAATCCTGTTTGGCAAAGCCGAAGCAGACGAGATTTTCCAAGAGTTGGAGAAAGAAGTGGAATATTTTACAG GTACAAAGACGGCCAGGACCACATTGGCGAGCACAGGGATGATGAGAGAGAACTGGCTCCCGGGAGCCCAATCGCCTCTGTCTCCTTTGGGGCCTGCAGAGACTTCGTCTTCCGGCATAAGGATTCCCGGGGGAAGCACCCGTCCCGGAGGCTGGAGGTGGTCAGGCTCCAGCTGGCCCATGGCAGCTTACTCATGA
- the ALKBH2 gene encoding DNA oxidative demethylase ALKBH2 isoform X1 — MDRFLVKGAVGSLKRRMEQEQTGGGPAGLAEEEGNSKKNPRRAAPGNGVDSAGLTWGRIRAEGLNCDYTILFGKAEADEIFQELEKEVEYFTGALARVQVFGKWHSVPRKQATYGDTGLTYTFSGLTLSPKPWIPVLERVRDRVSLVTGQTFNFVLINRYKDGQDHIGEHRDDERELAPGSPIASVSFGACRDFVFRHKDSRGKHPSRRLEVVRLQLAHGSLLMMNHPTNTHWYHSLPVRKKVLAPRVNLTFRKILPTTKRTTLLTASASVGSFALHS, encoded by the exons ATGGACAGATTCCTGGTAAAGGGGGCTGTTGGGAGCCTTAAGAGAAGGATGGAACAAGAGCAGACTGGAGGAGGCCCAGCAGGGTTGGCAGAAGAGGAGGGAAACAGCAAGAAAAATCCCAGGAGAGCAGCCCCAGGGAATGGAGTTGACTCAGCAGGCCTCACCTGGGGGCGCATTCGAGCGGAGGGCCTGAACTGCGATTACACAATCCTGTTTGGCAAAGCCGAAGCAGACGAGATTTTCCAAGAGTTGGAGAAAGAAGTGGAATATTTTACAG GTGCGCTGGCCAGGGTCCAGGTGTTCGGGAAGTGGCACAGTGTCCCAAGGAAGCAGGCGACCTACGGCGACACTGGGCTAACCTACACGTTTTCAGGCCTCACTCTGTCTCCGAAGCCCTGGATCCCCGTTCTGGAGCGTGTACGGGATCGTGTTTCTCTGGTGACTGGACAGACCTTCAACTTTGTGCTCATCAACAG GTACAAAGACGGCCAGGACCACATTGGCGAGCACAGGGATGATGAGAGAGAACTGGCTCCCGGGAGCCCAATCGCCTCTGTCTCCTTTGGGGCCTGCAGAGACTTCGTCTTCCGGCATAAGGATTCCCGGGGGAAGCACCCGTCCCGGAGGCTGGAGGTGGTCAGGCTCCAGCTGGCCCATGGCAGCTTACTCATGATGAACCACCCGACCAACACTCACTGGTACCACAGTCTCCCAGTCCGAAAGAAGGTTCTGGCTCCCCGGGTCAATCTGACATTTCGGAAAATCCTGCCTACTACAAAGCGAACAACATTGTTAACAGCAAGCGCTTCTGTTGGCTCCTTCGCTCTCCACTCCTAG